A region of Paenibacillus thiaminolyticus DNA encodes the following proteins:
- a CDS encoding ribonucleotide-diphosphate reductase subunit beta: MKLQKIFNTEAPNQSTRIILGECSGILNWDDIRMPHMYKLYKVLLLNHWIADEIPMSKDAQQFPNLTPDEQRAFKINISLLAVLDSMQTMFVGDVKRFFTDSSLEAIAAIIAQQEVVHNQSYSYVLSSLVSEQEQKDIFEYWKHDAVLLERNRFIADIYQTFRDNPTPQTFFEALVADLILEGVFFYSTFAFFYNLARDQKMMATSQMISYIQRDENQHCYFFGEVFKQLLRDFPELNTDANRRFVYDTIDRAVQLETNWAHYTLSNIRGIDLRELSDYIKYIANRRLAMMGLEKAYEGVDVNCMPWIKPFSDEALNSTKTDFFEAKSRNYGKVGDDNGFDEL; encoded by the coding sequence CTGAAACTGCAAAAAATATTCAATACCGAGGCGCCGAACCAATCGACCCGCATTATTTTGGGCGAATGCTCCGGCATCTTGAACTGGGACGATATCCGGATGCCGCACATGTACAAGCTGTACAAGGTGCTTCTGCTGAACCATTGGATTGCCGATGAGATTCCGATGTCCAAAGACGCCCAGCAATTTCCGAACCTGACGCCAGATGAGCAGCGCGCCTTTAAGATCAATATCTCGCTGCTGGCGGTGCTCGATTCGATGCAGACGATGTTCGTAGGCGATGTGAAGCGGTTTTTCACTGATTCCTCCCTGGAGGCCATCGCGGCCATTATCGCCCAGCAGGAAGTCGTTCACAATCAATCTTATTCTTATGTGCTGTCCTCGCTCGTGTCGGAGCAGGAGCAGAAGGATATTTTCGAATATTGGAAGCATGATGCCGTGCTGCTCGAGCGCAACCGCTTCATCGCGGACATTTACCAGACATTCCGGGACAATCCGACGCCGCAGACGTTCTTCGAAGCGCTCGTCGCCGATCTGATTCTCGAAGGCGTATTTTTCTACAGCACGTTCGCCTTCTTCTACAATCTGGCGCGCGACCAGAAGATGATGGCGACGAGCCAGATGATCTCGTACATCCAGCGCGACGAGAACCAGCACTGCTACTTCTTCGGCGAAGTGTTCAAGCAGTTGCTGCGCGATTTCCCGGAATTGAATACCGACGCGAACCGCCGGTTCGTCTACGATACAATTGACCGGGCCGTGCAGTTGGAGACGAACTGGGCGCATTATACGCTCAGCAATATTCGCGGCATCGATCTGCGCGAGTTGAGTGATTACATTAAATATATCGCGAACCGCCGCCTCGCTATGATGGGCCTGGAGAAGGCCTATGAAGGCGTCGACGTGAACTGCATGCCTTGGATTAAGCCCTTCTCCGACGAGGCGCTCAATTCGACGAAGACCGACTTCTTCGAAGCCAAATCGCGCAACTACGGCAAAGTCGGCGATGACAACGGCTTCGACGAGCTGTAA